In Metarhizium brunneum chromosome 3, complete sequence, a genomic segment contains:
- the rpl-38 gene encoding 60S ribosomal protein eL38, whose product MPREVADIKKFIEICRRKDASSARIKKNKKSNNIKFKVRCQTHLYTLVLKDTDKAEKLKQSLPPNLSIAEVGKKKN is encoded by the exons ATGCCTCGTGAGGTCGCCGATATCAAGAAG TTCATCGAGATCTGCCGTCGGAAGGACGCTTCCT CCGCGCGgatcaagaagaacaagaagtcCAACAACATCAAGTTCAAGGTCCGCTGCCAGACTCACCTGTACACCCTGGTGCTCAAGGACAccgacaaggccgagaagTTGAAGCAGAGCCTGCCTCCCA ACCTGAGCATCGCCGAGgttggcaagaagaagaactaA